The DNA segment AGGTTACTTGGTTTCACATAATTTGCAAAATAAACAGCAATTCCCCAGCAGAGTCATTTGGGAAATGCCCATGAGCACCAGGATCAGGGGAGGTGATGTCTTTGCCCACAAAGGGAATTCAAGTTTACACAGAGGAAGGTTGAAAGATGGGGACAAAATTCAACTGGCCTCCTTGGTTCATGTGGAAAGACAACCCCAATTTAGGTTTCTGGCAAGTGCACAGGGGGGTAGCTTTCTGGATAAAAGCAGGATTCCAGATATTTAGCTCAATTCTTTGAATCCAAAGGAGAGAGACATGTCATTGTCTCTATGGCCTGGCTCCACAAAGTAGGAGGGGACCACTCTGAGGCACTGACAGGTAAAACTCATCTATTCTGCTGGCATACGCTTCAGTGATTCCTGTTTTGGGTCTATTCTTTGCTACATAAGGCCAGGGGTACAATTCCCTAGCACACTAAATCAATCATCAGGTTAGTAACAGAATCAAACTATTTGTCTATCTGGTTGACCAACTGTTCACCTGAATTAATGAGCAGCTAGCAAGAGTCAAGAGCCCTTATCAATAAGCCAAATGTTGGCTGAATTAATTGGTTAGTTGATTGACGCCTGAATTCAGGTAAGAGAAAGGATCCCATTCAGAGAGCACCCGAGTCACTTCCTGCCCTCcatgtttttggggttttttgttgttgttgttgttgttgttagtgaaGGCAGAAAAATCTGTGATTATTCACTGAGTATTGTTTTTACTTTGCTTTGTGATAAGCCTCTTCTCTTTCCTACAAactttctgtatgtgtgtgtcttgGGGGAATGAAATGTTTCCCAATTAGAAACACATTTGGAAGGGGCATGAAAACTCATTAAATCCAAATAATTCTCCAATGCTTACATCTTCTTTAATTGTCCTCATAATTTATTCTTGTTGAACACTTCTAGTGAAGGGAAGCAGATATCTTCTATGTTCAGGTAGCACTAACTGTGCTGACATaactgggaaaaaaagagggaatggaagaggaagaggtgaagaggagaggaggggaaaggaagaaagctctaccacttactgagcacttacgcTGGACCCAGCCCTGTACCAACGCGAATTACAGACATACTGTGTTGTTTGGGCTTGTGGCTGTGGAGTCCAGCAGCATAGAGAAGCAGAGTTAACATAGGGGCACGATTTCCTCACCCTGCTaaggagacagagcaagagataGTGGCTGCATGTTAGGGGAGGGAGGCCAGTGTCATCGACCTCTGCTGCCCTATAAATCCTCATTTTCATCCCCTGGAGGTAGCAGAGTTCCTCTCCCCTTAAAGGTTATAAAATGCCTTTGCCTACATATCTTCGTGGTTGAGCAGGGATTGGAATCTAGGCCTATTTATTTAGCGTTGGAGCCTGTGCTCTCAACAAGGCTTCGCTAGTTAGTTCTGTCCTATCTTTCACTGGCTTTCCCTCCTTCGTCATGCCTCTGCATTGCATCCAGTTGGTGCAGCAGTCCTGCAGCATAAATGCAACTGACTGGTGGAAGGGAAGTGATAATTCTCTGGGCACATTCTCAAAAgtgttcttggatttttttaaggtaataaaCTGACCGgattttttaagattatagaGAAAGAGCATAAAAGTAGCAGTGTGAAAGCAAGTCCAGGAGACAGGTAGAAAAGGTTGTCAGTTTGTGACCCTTTCTGGAACGGCTCCCTCATCAACGACAAAGGCAAACTCACTCTCCCTGAAGTCAAAACCTGTATGATAGGCTGCTTCATGGAAACATTCCTCTTCCCGCCTCTGTGAGACTATGCAAACTAGCCGATGTACTCCGGCCCCCTGAGCAGCAGTGCTCATGGTTAGGAGTGAGGGATTGAGAGCAAATCTGAGTCTCATCTCTGCCGCTTTCTAGCTGATGACcatgggtaagttatttaacttctctgtgaatAATAAGTAAGGATAATAACCCACCAACAGAGGGTTGTTGTGATGACAGTTACATTTTTCAgcacttaggacagtgcctgggaTCGAGTAATAACGTCCTCATCGGCAGCAATAGCAGCAACATCCATGAGTCTGGCTGTGCTCTCAGAACCGAAGCCCTCCTTCTGACATCTCAGATCCTTATTTGTGTTTTGCAGGGGACGGAGAGAACTTGTGTCTCTGTGCCTTCCCCGTGCTACACTCAATGGGCTCAGAGTGCGCATCACCAGTCCTGGCGACCGCTCACCGCAAGTTCCAGGTTAGTTCTGTGATCCACGTGGAAAGCTAGAAAACTAGGGCCCCACAGAATGGTAGGACACTGGGTCGATTTTAAAATGGAACTCGTGTACTGCCAAAAGCTGTTAGTATGATATGAGATCACTGGAAGAGCTTAATTACTCACAAAATTACATGCACAAACACTGCAGTATGTGGCAAAACAAACTGGGATTTGTTGCCAATGCTTTCTTCAAAGCAGAGGCAATTTCTTGGTAAACCTAAGTAATGTGATTTCACAatctttgtatttatgtttttttcccatgCTAGGCACATGTTAAGTTTTTCTCCTTCCTGgtatcccatttcacagatgagaaactgtgtctcagagaagttaaacaacttgTTCAAATGTGACCCTTACAGAGCAGCACCCTGGACTTTGTATAGGACTCTCCGGCTACTCTGACAACTTCGTTATTACCCTCACATAGTACTTTCTGTCCCTGCATGTGGGGTTCCCCATCTCCACCTGCAGCAGGAGGGTCCTTCCACAACTATGTTAAGAATGTAACACATCCAGTACAAGGGTGTTGGGAATAGTCACATGGTTGCAGCCTCAGGCTCTGAGGATAACAGACTTTCTTGAGCAGGTTCTCTATCTATCTTGAACTTCGTGGGAGGGCCTATGGCTTAGACCAAGATGGAATTGAGGAGGAGACCTGGGCCTTTGTATCTCATTCAAAAGAAGAACCTGAGGCTACCTTACACTCAATTGGCTGGTCGCACACCATGCGTTAGGCCCCCCTGGTTCTGAATCTTCTTTTCCCATTTACTGCTGCCCgacataaaatctttttaatgacccgattttatctttttcaaattgtGAGTGAAAAACACTCCTGCCTCTGCATTACACCAGCACAAGCACTGACCTCAGAATCAAGAGAATCTCAAACCTCACACTCACCTGATTTTCTCTTGCTCGGGCTATGGAAATGGtaacagaaataagaaatttatCTCTCAAGTCACTAAGaagctgaaaaggagaaaaattcatACTAGGTATGATGGGGCCTGTTTCTCTGCACATAACCAGTACTTGAGGAGGGGGGAAAGGGTTCTTTGTCCTGAGTCCTTGATTCTCTAGGTCCATCTGAGAGTTCACAAACTCTGGAATGTTTGAGAGTTCACAAACTCTCTACTACTTCTACCTTCCTTTTAgatcttcttttctttacataACTCCCCAAGCCACCATAGTGCATTCAGGATGACAGaacatataattttcctttcctttctttttactttgtccttcctcccctttgtATTCTTCTTCCCCTTTATTCCATGTCCTGCTTTCCCCGAAGCCTGACATTGCTCCTGATGAAATGAAGATACGTATAGGGAGGAGaagtgcctgagtagctcagtcagttgagcgtccgacttcagctcaggtcatgatctcacagtctgtaggttcgagccccgtgctgggctctgtgctgacagctcagagcctggagcctgcttcagattctgtgtctccctctttctgcccctcccccactcacactctttctctctcaaaaatgaataaaagttaaaaaaaattaataaaagatctAGATAGGTAGGAGAAGAAGGGGGATTGAAGCAGTCACAAGTGCTTAttgcaaattcttttctttcccatttcaggttttgggggaaaaaaagaagatactcctccacccaaataaaaaatcttccaaaaaccTGAGTGGGGAATGAAAATCATCCACTGTCAACCCATGGTCTATGTGTAAGCTAGAACTTTCTGTGCTTTGCATGTCTTATCGCTGGGTGCTCTAGGGAAGCAAAGGCATGGTGATCCCACCCTGGGAAAACCAAACAACCATAGCAGAATTTGTGCTTCGAGGATTTTCCTCCATCCGGCAgctaaatattttcctctttatgaCGTTTTTAGTTTTCTACATCTTAATCGTTTCTGGAAACATCCTCATTGTTCTGCTAGTTTTTTTCAGCCAtcacctccacacccccatgtacttcttcctggtGAACTTGTCCTTTCTAGAGATCTGGTATACCTCCAACATCGTCCCCAAGATGTTGCTGATCATCATAGCTGAGCAGAAGACTATCTCTGTCGCTGGGTGCCTGGCACAGTTCTACTTCTTTGGATCCCTGGCTGCAACAGAGTGTCTCTTGCTTGCTGTGATGTCCTATGACCGGTATCTGGCCATCTGCCAACCTCTCCACTATCCCATCCTCATGACTGGCCCCCTTTGCATTATGCTGGCTTCCAGTTCTTGGCTCTGCTGCTTCCTCCTCACAGCAATTACTATGGTCCTACTGTCTAGACTAACCTTCTGTGGACCCAATGAAATTGATCACTTCTTCTGCGACTTCACGCCTCTGGTCCATCTTTCCTGCATGGACACTTCACTGACCGAGACCATTGCTTATGCCACCTCTTCTGCAGTGACTCTGGTTCCATTTCTCCTCATCACAGCCTCCTACTCCTGCATTCTTGTTGCCATCCTAAGAATTCCATCTGGCACAGGGCGGAGAAAGGCTttctccacctgctcctcccacctcaCTGTGGTCACGGTGTTTTATGGGACACTGATTGCCACGTACCTCGTGCCTTCAGCCAATTCTTCACAGCTCTTGCACAAAGGATTCTCTCTGCTCTACACCATCCTGACACCCATGTTCAACCCCATCATCTACAGCCTGAGAAACAGAGACATCCGCGAAGCCCTGAAGATGTGCTTGAGTAAGAAGCCAAGTTTCCTCCTTGGATGATGCAAAAAGGAAAAGTTCTATATTTGCCCAAGGGATGATTAATTGGATTGAGTAATTTAGATTCTACATAAAAGGCAATAACTACCCCAGGAGTTATTAAAGCCAGATGATCAGATACCTCTGAGCATGGCTATGGATGCTGCTGAGTTCTGACAGCCTCAGGTGAACTGGTGTCCCATGAATGGTCTACATAGGTCAGGTTCTGCTCCATTATCTTCAGTAGACCTGCATCTTTTGTGTAAAAGCTCAGCCTCAAAACGAGCTGCTAAGGCTGGTTgctcatttattcaaatattcattgaggTCTACTATGCTCGAGGCACTGTACTACATATAGgtgataaaataaacaaaagcagaggCAGTCCTTGCTTCTGTCCTTGCCAAAGTCCTTGCTTGATTAATGacaaacattaatcaaataaCTAACATAAagctacatatataaatacaaaattacacttgtgattcaaaattaaaaataataagatgattACTATGTACTTATTAGATGGCCAAAATCTGGgacactgacaacatcaaatgctggtgaATATGTGGAGCAACCGGAACTCTGATTCACTGCTGGCAAgagtgcaaaatggtacagccactttaaaagacagtttggaagtttcttacaaaactaagtaCACTTTtgccatacaatccagtaatcacactccttggtatttaccgaAACGAGCTTAAAACTTGTGTCTACACAAAACACtttacatggatgtttatagaagctttattcataattgcccaaattTTGAAGTAACCAAGATGTGCttcaatggaaaatggaaaaataaaccatGGTGCATGCAGACAATGAAATAGTATTCAATGCTAAAAAATAATGGGCTATCAAGATCTGAAAGACTTGGAGGAAACCGTAAGTAGGTataattaagtgaaagaagccaatctgaaaaggctacatactatatgatcccAGCTGTAGGGCATTCTGAAAAAAGGCAAAACGgtggagatagtaaaaagatcagtagttgccagaggtTAGGGCTGCAGGAGAGATAAATAGTGAGCATAagattttagggcagtgaaactattctgtatgatactacaaAGTGGATACACGCCATTATACATTTGGCAGAACCAACAGAATGTACAATGTCAAGAGTGCACTCGAATGAAATTATGGACTTTGGgggataatgatgtgtcagtgtaggctcactgattgtaacaaatgtgccactctggtgggaaatgttgataatggggggagACTGAAAGTGTAGGATATTAgccctaaaaataaaactgccagttataCCAGCAAAAGTGGATTTATTGGGGAATCGTAGAGAATTGCAATCCAGATCAAGCAAGCTATGACAGAACCATAGGCAAGTCTGCAGAACAAAGAAGAGGAACGCTCCTTTACAGAGGAAGGGAAAGTTGGGAAGGCTGTTACAAACAAAATGTCCACTGCAGTTCAAAgtatagtggcttttcattggctggaCTGTGAATAGAGggtctcttcctttcctgctgAGGTAGTAAAGTAGTATCCACATGCAGGATTCCTCTCTCCTGGTTGGGTGTGTAATTGACGAGTGAGAGGGCATTGAGAGCTCCCTCTGCTGGTTTCTCAACTCCATTCTAAATgagatttccttttattaattttcatgtttCCCCCTTTTGGTTAAGATCTTTCTTTGAAAGCGTTGCTGATCAGGAGTCAGGTTTTCCATATTTAGTGGTTTTCCCCCTCAGTACCAGGAAGGACCTTTCCTGGCTGTCACAGCCTACATTGGAGGGAAAGTGCATAGCATTTGGAAACCGTTTACAGCCACATTTGAGTAATAAGGAGGGTTAGGAGGGAAAAACCCTCAAGTACTCCAACTTAAAGCCCGTATTATGTCAAGGTCATGTGTGTTGGATATCATCTCAGAGCAATGAGCTAGCATCACCTTATTGggtatatcattttttaaaaagtttgataggcaacagaatataaaacttaaaataattataaaaatagaggAAGTAACATAACAAATCCAAATTGTGTGATGCTTCTAAACCAGGACTCTAGGTCTGAAAGGAGCCATCTGAAATACTTATTGGCATTTGTTCTGACGTATGGGAGAAAGGTTCTACCTATGAAGGAAACACCCATAATTGTCATACATGCCTCCTGGAAGTCTCCACTTAAACCCGTCACAAAAGTAGAATACTAGATATTTCGAGAGATCACTGAAAAAGTTAACCAAGTACATTTGGGAAGATACAGTGTAGGTACAAACTTAAAGCAGTAgctgatgaggggtgcctgggtggctcagtcggttaaatgtcagacttcagctcaggtcctgatctcacagtttgtgggtttgaaccctgcgttgggctctgtgctgacagctcagatcctggtgcctgctttggattctatgtctccctct comes from the Acinonyx jubatus isolate Ajub_Pintada_27869175 chromosome C1, VMU_Ajub_asm_v1.0, whole genome shotgun sequence genome and includes:
- the LOC106978130 gene encoding olfactory receptor 11A1-like, whose protein sequence is MVIPPWENQTTIAEFVLRGFSSIRQLNIFLFMTFLVFYILIVSGNILIVLLVFFSHHLHTPMYFFLVNLSFLEIWYTSNIVPKMLLIIIAEQKTISVAGCLAQFYFFGSLAATECLLLAVMSYDRYLAICQPLHYPILMTGPLCIMLASSSWLCCFLLTAITMVLLSRLTFCGPNEIDHFFCDFTPLVHLSCMDTSLTETIAYATSSAVTLVPFLLITASYSCILVAILRIPSGTGRRKAFSTCSSHLTVVTVFYGTLIATYLVPSANSSQLLHKGFSLLYTILTPMFNPIIYSLRNRDIREALKMCLSKKPSFLLG